In the Candidatus Hydrogenedentota bacterium genome, CCTCTTTCGGTCCCGGATACCTGCCCGCCCTCGCCGCCGCTCTTGGGGAGGGACGTTTCCGCTGCCTTGCCGTCCGGCGCGGCGGGGAACTGTCGGGGTTTATGGTGGTGGTCAAAGACGGCGGGGACGCGTTTGCCTATTACGCCGGCCTGGACTATGCCATGAACGCGCACACGCCGGTGTACCACAGGCTGCTGCACGCAGTCATCGGGCAGGCGCTGGAATGGCGCTGCCGCCGGGTGTGTTTTGGCCGCACGGCACTCGACGCCAAGGCGCGCCTCGGGGCGCGCCCGGTGCCGCTGTCCACCTGGTTTCGGCGCGAAAACCCGCTGTTGAACTTTGCGGGGGGCGCCCTGCTCGCGCTCATACCCCCCGCCGGGGCCCCGGTTCGGCACCCGTTCAAGGATTCCCCGTGAAACGCATCCTGCATATAGACATGGACGCCTTTTTCGCGTCCGTGGAGGTGGTACGGAACCCCGCATTGCGGGGGAAGGCGCTGATTGTCGGCGGGGAGCCGGGCGATTTGCGGAGCGTGGTGTCCAGCGCCTCCTACGAGGCGCGGAAATTCGGGGTGCGCTCGGCCATGCCCCTGGCCGAGGCGCGGCGGCTGTGCCCGCACGGGGTATTCATGCGGGGGGACCACGCCCTGTACGAGCGGGAGTCGCACCGCATCCACACCCTGCTGGAGACCGTCTCGCCCCTGGTGCAGATGGCGTCCATAGACGAGGCCTATGTGGACATCACGGGTTCCCTGAAACTTTTCGGCGGGGATGACGCCATTGCCCGGCACTTGAAGGACACTATCCGCCGCGAGACGGGCCTGCCCTGCACCATAGCCGTCTCCTCGAACAAACTGGTGTCGAAAATCGCCGCCAACGAGGTGAAGCCCGACGGCTATGTCCGCATTGACGACGGCGCGGAGGCGGATTGGCTCGCGCCGCTGCCCGTGCGGAAACTGCCCGGCGCGGGGCCGAAAACCTGCGGGGTTTTGGAAGGGCTGGGCATCCTGACCCTGGGCCAGCTTGCCTCCTGGCCGC is a window encoding:
- the dinB gene encoding DNA polymerase IV, encoding MKRILHIDMDAFFASVEVVRNPALRGKALIVGGEPGDLRSVVSSASYEARKFGVRSAMPLAEARRLCPHGVFMRGDHALYERESHRIHTLLETVSPLVQMASIDEAYVDITGSLKLFGGDDAIARHLKDTIRRETGLPCTIAVSSNKLVSKIAANEVKPDGYVRIDDGAEADWLAPLPVRKLPGAGPKTCGVLEGLGILTLGQLASWPLQALEAAFGRQMAVSLRQAARGVASDEVTTEHTPKSISRETTFPHDLTDWKVIGVVAAQLAERCAHTLREEGMEARRVTLKVRYADFSTQTFARTLPESTALDVHLLGAVRELLPRAAERRARIRLIGVNLSGLTWNQHQLSLFNREKDEKWERVLQQVDKVRGKMGFDALRMGGGPLPDETRRSGERSDGKR